One Halichondria panicea chromosome 3, odHalPani1.1, whole genome shotgun sequence genomic region harbors:
- the LOC135333293 gene encoding uncharacterized protein LOC135333293, which translates to MTKTMAVNPQAFEQFTLRQIRITENEFGHGSYAVVMELEYRGLKCAGKKLYRVLYETGIGHAARRYLEECRLLSQTRHPNIVQFLGVCFEEGSQFPILVMEFLPTNLTSCLECYGILPDEINFSILHDVSLGLVYLHGQTPVIVHRDLSANNVLLSTNMTAKISDLGVARILKLTPLQVSRMTETPGTPAYMPPEVMVANPHYNTSVDVFSFGIMMIHTFTAEWPLPSIGPTRIDPANPNGLIPVTEAKRREEFLRKISPDHPLMDLIMRCLSNNPQQRPRAAEIVGRMVGVVLEHPPSFENRVEMLQRVSALLTEKRELEEEVVRKDSAIQEKAGEIEALAEEKRRQEEESENTVERMQLVRSVETDQYKLENEDLKGQLEAKETIVNTKDEFIISRNSRIVELETRCKQLTEEVEQQIANVNYTQNELVSKATKIAQLETDVTNLTAQVEQELADKNSIITHKDSMLASNDTYLQKNKTTIQSLNNQLTKTRDYLTSKPQSLQVQLSYSQCSEAPVKRTDGRAVTINGKVYYGGGECYNDDDEHCVHCYNPPQDVWSTLPRLPVHYFGLGEVKGELVAVGGLDSSNPTSNVVHAFHKGRNWKRTIPPMPTARYSPAVVSLPTHLVVAGGNVDVYDYTNIVEIYNISTSQWSETDRLPYACRDQRRIVYNNTVYLMGGYDGKDLNKVCAAQVDKLISADRQDDGSANKADSVWNTISNTPSYAPSPVTISDTLFAVGGVDSGKATQRIYAYSSSMDSWLYVGDLPSPIADAATVSLSPSECLMIGGFNNERQSTVYKIRTATTIS; encoded by the exons A TGACGAAGACAATGGCTGTAAATCCACAAGCTTTCGAGCAGTTCACTCTGAGACAAATTCGCATCACTGAGAATGAGTTTGGACATGGTTCCTAcgctgttgtcatggagctAGAGTATCGAGGACTGAAATGTGCCGGCAAGAAGCTTTACCGAGTTCTCTACGAGACTGGAATCgggcatgcagcacgaaggtaTCTGGAGGAGTGTCGCCTGCTCAGTCAAACTAGGCATCCCAACATTGTCCAGTTTCTGGGAGTCTGTTTTGAGGAAGGCTCTCAGTTCCCCATCCTAGTCATGGAGTTCCTCCCCACCAACTTGACCAGCTGTCTCGAGTGCTACGGTATTCTCCCCGATGAGATCAACTTCTCTATCCTCCATGATGTTTCACTGGGCCTGGTCTACCTCCATGGCCAAACAccagtcattgtgcacagagacctcTCAGCCAACAATGTCCTCTTGTCCACCAACATGACGGCCAAGATATCCGATCTAGGGGTTGCTCGAATATTGAAACTGACCCCCCTTCAAGTGAGTCGAATGACGGAGACCCCTGGTACCCCAGCGTACATGCCCCCCGAAGTGATGGTTGCCAACCCCCACTACAACACCAGTGTGGATGTGTTCTCCTTTGGGATCATGATGATTCACACCTTCACAGCAGAGTGGCCACTACCAAGTATCGGCCCCACCAGAATCGATCCTGCTAATCCCAATGGTTTGATACCAGTGACAGAAGCTAAACGACGTGAAGAGTTTCTTCGAAAAATTTccccagaccaccctctgatggacctcatcatgcgctgtctcagcaacaaccctcagcaaaggcctagagcagcggagatagtgggtcggatggtgggtgtggtacttgaacaccctccctcctttgagaacagagtggagatgctccagcgagtgagtgccctactgacagagaagagggagcttgaggaggaggtTGTGAGGAAGGACTCGGCAATCCAGGAGAAAGCAGGAGAGATCGAGGCACTGGCGGAGGAGAAAAGACGACAAGAGGAAGAAAGTGAAAACACTGTCGAGCGTATGCAGTTGGTGCGCTCTGTGGAAACTGATCAGTATAAATTGGAAAACGAAGATCTTAAAGGTCAACTCGAAGCTAAAGAGACAATTGTTAACACGAAAGATGAATTTATTATTTCAAGAAATTCTAGGATTGTGGAATTAGAAACTCGATGTAAGCAACTCACTGAAGAGGTGGAGCAACAAATTGCCAACGTCAACTACACTCAAAACGAGCTTGTATCTAAAGCTACGAAAATAGCTCAACTGGAAACAGATGTCACCAATCTCACTGCACAAGTGGAACAAGAGCTAGCTGACAAAAACTCTATTATCACCCACAAAGATTCGATGCTTGCCTCCAATGACACTTACCTTCAGAAGAATAAAACCACCATTCAGAGTTTAAACAACCAACTGACCAAAACCAGAGACTACCTGACCAGCAAACCACAG TCCCTACAGGTTCAGTTGTCCTACAGTCAGTGCTCTGAGGCTCCAGTGAAGAGGACTGATGGACGAGCGGTAACCATCAATGGCAAGGTCTACTATGGTGGAGGAGAATGTTATAACGATGATGACGAGCACTGTGTCCACTGTTACAATCCGCCACAAGACGTCTGGTCAACTCTGCCCAGACTTCCTGTACACTATTTTGGTCTAggggaggtcaaaggtgaactgGTAGCAGTTGGTGGTTTGGATTCGTCCAACCCTACATCCAATGTGGTACATGCGTTTCACAAAGGAAGGAACTGGAAACGGACGATCCCACCCATGCCCACAGCGAGGTATTCACCAGCAGTCGTTAGTCTCCCAACACATCTGGTCGTAGCAGGAGGTAATGTGGACGTTTATGACTACACTAATATTGTTGAGATCTACAACATCAGCACCTCCCAGTGGagcgagacagacagactaccgtATGCTTGTCGTGACCAAAGAAGAATTGTctacaacaacacagtgtacctaATGGGTGGATATGACGGCAAGGATCTAAACAAGGTGTGTGCTGCTCAAGTCGACAAGCTCATCTCAGCAGACCGACAGGATGATGGGAGTGCCAACAAAGCCGACTCTGTCTGGAATACAATATCCAACACACCGTCTTACGCGCCCTCCCCTGTAACGATATCCGACACCCTCTTTGCTGTTGGTGGAGTGGATAGTGGTAAAGCCACTCAAAGGATCTACGCCTACTCGTCCTCGATGGACTCCTGGCTCTACGTTGGTGATCTACCATCTCCTATAGCAGACGCTGCCACTGTGTCGCTGTCTCCATCAGAGTGCCTTATGATTGGGGGATTTAACAATGAAAGACAATCtactgtgtataaaattagaactgcaacaactatttcttaa
- the LOC135333314 gene encoding probable serine/threonine-protein kinase drkD codes for MAVNPQAFEQFTLRQIRITENEFGRGSYAVVMELEYRGLKCAGKKLYRVLYETGIGHAARRYLEECHLLSQTRHPNIVQFLGVCFEEGSQFPILVMEFLPTNLTSCLERYGILPDEINFSILHDVSLGLVYLHGQTPVIVHRDLSANNVLLSTNMTAKISDLGVARILNLTPLQVSRMTETPGTPAYMPPEVMVANPHYDTSVDVFSFGIMMIHTFTSKWPLPSIGQTRIDPANPDRLIPVTEAERREEFLRKLSPDHPLMDLIMRCLSNNPQRRPRAAEIVGRMVGVVLEHPPSFENRVEMLQRVSALLTEKRELEEEVVRKDSAIQEKAGEIEALAEEKIRQEEESENAVERMQLVHSVETDQIKLDFKCQLEDKQSVIADKDSTIAHRDLMLASKDTSLQKKEATIQSLNDQLTKTRDYLTSKPQSLQVQLSYSQCSEAPVEMSHGLAVTINGKVYYGGGACDDDDDEYCVHCYDPPQDVWSTLSRLPVCYFGLGEVKGELVAVGGMDSPLSVINVVHVFNKGRNWKRTIPPMPTARYWPAVVSLSTHLIVAGGRLDSVTYTDIVEIYNISTSQWSETDRLPYACGFQRGIVYNNTVYLMGGSDGNFLNKVCAAQVDKFISADRQDDGSANKADSVWNTISNTPSYCPSPVTISDTLFAVGGVDSEDEATQRIYAYSSSMDSWLYVGDLPSPIAGAATVSLSPSECLMIGGRNNNGGIQSTVYKIRTATTIS; via the exons ATGGCTGTAAATCCACAAGCTTTCGAGCAGTTCACTCTGAGACAAATTCGCATCACTGAGAATGAGTTTGGACGAGGTTCCTAcgctgttgtcatggagctAGAGTATCGAGGACTGAAATGTGCCGGCAAGAAGCTTTACCGAGTTCTCTACGAGACTGGAATCgggcatgcagcacgaaggtatctggaggagtgtcacctgctcagtcaaactaggcaccccaacattgtccagtttctgggagtctgttttgaggaaggctctcagttccccatcctagtcatggagttccttcccaccaacttgaccagctgtctcgagcgctacggtattctccccgatgagatcaacttctccatcctccatgacgtctcactgggcctggtctacctccatggccaaacaccagtcattgtgcacagagacctcTCAGCCAACAATGTCCTTTTGTCCACCAACATGACGGCCAAGATATCCGATCTGGGGGTTGCTCGAATATTGAACCTGACCCCCCTTCAAGTGAGTCGAATGACGGAGACCCCTGGCACCCCAGCGTACATGCCCCCCGAAGTGATGGTTGCCAACCCCCACTATGACACCAGTGTGGATGTGTTCTCCTTTGGGATCATGATGATTCACACCTTCACATCAAAGTGGCCACTACCAAGTATCGGCCAGACACGAATCGATCCTGCTAATCCTGACAGACTGATACCAGTTACAGAAGCTGAACGACGTGAAGAGTTTCTTCGAAAACTATccccagaccaccctctgatggacctcatcatgcgctgtctcagcaacaaccctcagcgaaggcctagagcagcggagatagtgggtcggatggtgggtgtggtacttgaacaccctccctcctttgagaacagagtggagatgctccagcgagtgagtgccctactgacagagaagagggagctTGAGGAAGAGGTTGTGAGGAAGGACTCAGCAATCCAGGAGAAAGCAGGAGAGATCGAGGCACTGGCGGAAGAGAAAATACGACAAGAAGAAGAAAGTGAAAACGCTGTCGAGCGTATGCAGTTGGTGCACTCTGTGGAAACTGATCAAATTAAATTAGATTTTAAATGTCAACTCGAAGATAAACAATCTGTAATTGCTGACAAAGATTCCACTATCGCTCACAGAGATTTGATGCTTGCCTCCAAGGACACTTCCCTTCAAAAGAAAGAAGCCACCATTCAGAGTTTGAACGACCAGCTAACCAAAACTAGAGACTACCTGACCAGCAAACCACAG TCCCTACAGGTTCAGTTGTCCTACAGTCAGTGCTCTGAGGCTCCAGTGGAGATGTCTCATGGACTAGCGGTAACCATCAATGGCAAGGTCTACTATGGTGGAGGAGCCTgtgatgacgatgatgacgAGTACTGTGTCCACTGTTACGATCCGCCACAAGACGTCTGGTCAACTCTATCTAGACTTCCTGTATGCTATTTTGGTCtaggagaggtcaaaggtgaactgGTAGCAGTTGGCGGTATGGATTCACCCTTATCTGTGATCAACGTGGTGCACGTGTTTAACAAAGGAAGGAACTGGAAACGGACGATCCCACCCATGCCCACAGCGAGGTATTGGCCAGCAGTCGTTAGTCTCTCAACACATCTGATCGTAGCAGGAGGTCGATTGGACTCTGTTACCTACACTGATATTGTTGAGATCTACAACATCAGCACCTCCCAGTGGagcgagacagacagactaccgtATGCTTGTGGTTTCCAAAGAGGAATTGTCTACAATAACACAGTGTACCTAATGGGGGGAAGTGACGGCAATTTTCTAAACAAGGTGTGTGCTGCTCAAGTCGACAAGTTCATCTCAGCAGACCGACAGGATGATGGGAGTGCCAACAAAGCCGACTCTGTCTGGAATACAATATCCAACACACCGTCTTACTGTCCCTCCCCTGTAACGATATCCGACACCCTCTTTGCTGTTGGTGGAGTGGATAGTGAAGATGAAGCCACTCAAAGGATCTACGCCTACTCGTCCTCGATGGACTCCTGGCTCTACGTTGGTGATCTACCATCTCCTATAGCAGGAGCTGCCactgtgtcactgtctccaTCAGAGTGCCTTATGATTGGGGGAAGGAACAACAATGGAGGAATACAATCtactgtgtataaaattagaactgcaacaactatttcttaa